From one Shewanella sp. GD04112 genomic stretch:
- the yciH gene encoding stress response translation initiation inhibitor YciH — protein MRVDPNVSLVYSTDKGRITAEPEAKAIPASDGIVRIHRDSKGRKGKGVSVISGLGLDEAGLKALAQTLKKQCGCGGTVKDFTIEVQTDNREQLKLLLEKQNYKVKLAGG, from the coding sequence ATGAGAGTAGATCCCAACGTTTCCTTAGTGTACAGCACAGATAAAGGCCGGATTACTGCCGAGCCAGAAGCCAAAGCTATCCCTGCATCCGATGGGATTGTACGTATCCACAGAGACAGCAAAGGCCGCAAAGGTAAAGGTGTCTCGGTCATTTCAGGTCTAGGACTTGATGAAGCAGGCTTAAAAGCACTGGCACAGACCCTTAAAAAACAATGTGGTTGTGGTGGCACAGTCAAAGATTTCACTATCGAAGTGCAAACCGACAATCGTGAGCAACTAAAACTACTGCTTGAAAAACAAAACTACAAAGTCAAATTAGCCGGCGGTTGA
- a CDS encoding DUF4136 domain-containing protein, whose protein sequence is MKNIIVGLAVLALSACSSLKSGWDFDPSANFTQYKTYAWVAQKTDASGYHLDGLMDQRVRDAVNSQLSSKGMTLVDAKDADVLVNYLTKIDKKINVDTFNTNFGYNPYYGPGWGWGGNMQTQTTVREYEVGTLIIDLVDNKTAKLIWRGSVADTIRDKNTPSERVQLINEAVGSVMANFPPKPENK, encoded by the coding sequence ATGAAAAATATAATTGTAGGTTTAGCCGTACTGGCACTGAGTGCCTGTAGTTCGCTGAAGTCGGGTTGGGATTTTGACCCTAGCGCCAATTTTACTCAGTACAAGACCTATGCGTGGGTCGCACAAAAGACCGATGCTTCGGGTTATCACCTCGATGGTTTAATGGATCAGCGCGTGCGAGATGCGGTGAATTCTCAGCTTTCATCTAAGGGCATGACCTTGGTTGATGCGAAAGATGCCGATGTATTAGTGAACTATCTGACCAAAATCGATAAGAAGATTAATGTCGATACCTTCAATACCAATTTTGGCTATAACCCTTACTATGGCCCAGGTTGGGGCTGGGGCGGTAACATGCAAACCCAGACCACAGTCAGAGAATACGAAGTTGGCACCCTGATCATTGATTTAGTTGATAATAAAACAGCTAAGTTAATTTGGCGTGGCTCAGTAGCTGATACTATCCGTGATAAAAATACTCCTTCGGAAAGAGTACAGCTGATCAACGAAGCGGTCGGCAGCGTGATGGCGAATTTCCCGCCAAAGCCTGAAAACAAATAA
- a CDS encoding mechanosensitive ion channel domain-containing protein → MDNLEGLLKQAPDLVMTYGLKILFALIIFFVGKYFSGVAQKLVRKLLNSRKIDPTVVSFVANLAWAVVFVFTIIATLGQIGVQTASLVAVIGAAGLAVGLALQGSLSNFASGVLMVLFRPCRVGDYIEAAGIAGTVDEITIFSTKLRTPDNKVIVAPNSSIMNGTITNYSASENRRIDLVIGVSYSADIAQTKKVLTEILDNNQYVLKEPGYTVGLSELANSSINFVVRPWVKTADYWTARFQILEQIKNALDAANIEIPFPQMDIHVKQLPESK, encoded by the coding sequence ATGGATAACCTCGAAGGTTTATTAAAGCAGGCGCCAGATTTGGTCATGACCTATGGCTTAAAAATCTTATTTGCCCTCATTATTTTCTTCGTCGGTAAATATTTTTCTGGCGTCGCACAAAAGTTAGTACGCAAGTTGCTTAACAGTCGCAAGATTGACCCGACTGTGGTGTCTTTTGTGGCTAACTTAGCTTGGGCAGTGGTGTTTGTGTTCACCATTATCGCCACCTTAGGCCAAATTGGCGTACAAACAGCCTCTCTAGTCGCCGTTATCGGTGCCGCTGGTTTAGCTGTAGGCTTAGCACTGCAAGGTTCTCTGTCTAACTTTGCCTCAGGCGTATTAATGGTGCTATTCCGCCCATGCCGCGTAGGTGATTATATTGAAGCAGCAGGTATTGCCGGCACTGTTGATGAAATCACCATTTTCTCAACCAAATTACGCACCCCAGATAATAAAGTAATTGTGGCGCCAAACTCTTCAATCATGAATGGCACCATCACAAACTACTCAGCCTCTGAAAATCGTCGCATCGATTTAGTGATTGGCGTGTCTTATTCTGCGGATATCGCTCAAACCAAAAAAGTATTAACAGAGATTTTAGATAACAACCAATACGTACTGAAAGAGCCAGGTTACACTGTAGGCCTTTCTGAATTGGCGAATTCTTCAATCAACTTTGTGGTTCGTCCTTGGGTTAAAACCGCCGATTACTGGACAGCGCGTTTCCAAATTTTAGAACAGATCAAAAATGCACTCGATGCAGCGAACATTGAAATTCCATTCCCACAAATGGATATTCATGTGAAGCAATTGCCAGAGAGCAAATAA
- a CDS encoding YqgE/AlgH family protein translates to MESLQNHFLIAMPSLDDTFFERTVIYLCEHDEKGAMGLVINKPLGIEVNSLLEQMDLPAEQVSTDLALGAQVLMGGPVSQDRGFVLHTSQPYWANSTELSSGLMLTTSRDVLTAIGSERSPEKFIVALGYAGWSKNQLEQELADNSWLTIPADQALLFDVKHEDRWQQASRALGFDAWQLSSQAGHA, encoded by the coding sequence ATGGAGAGTTTGCAGAACCATTTTTTAATCGCCATGCCGTCGCTCGATGACACTTTTTTTGAGCGCACCGTCATCTATCTATGTGAGCACGATGAAAAAGGCGCCATGGGGCTAGTGATTAATAAACCGCTGGGCATTGAAGTGAACTCATTGCTCGAGCAGATGGATTTACCCGCAGAGCAAGTGTCTACCGATCTAGCACTGGGCGCGCAGGTTTTAATGGGTGGCCCCGTTTCCCAAGATAGAGGCTTTGTCCTGCATACATCTCAGCCCTATTGGGCCAACAGTACAGAATTAAGCTCTGGCCTTATGCTCACCACCTCAAGGGATGTACTAACGGCGATTGGCAGCGAGCGCTCGCCAGAAAAATTTATCGTGGCATTAGGTTATGCGGGTTGGAGCAAAAACCAGCTGGAGCAAGAACTGGCCGATAACTCATGGCTGACTATCCCTGCCGATCAGGCCCTGCTCTTCGATGTCAAACACGAGGATCGATGGCAACAAGCGAGCCGTGCGCTCGGCTTTGATGCTTGGCAATTGTCATCACAGGCGGGCCACGCCTAG
- a CDS encoding nuclear transport factor 2 family protein, protein MTISTRAEQRAHSTRTRQRLALFSASVFMLGALYFHPQTAIANEQAAITLTDEQAAAEVLNKLNQYSSSADWDKYFALYRQDGIFIGTDATERWGMAEFERYSRPTKGWRYDLTRRHLVQHGDVILFDELLNSPSYGVSRGTGTLIKTNGEWKIAQYHLSFPIPNAIAKHITAEIKNAQ, encoded by the coding sequence ATGACAATCTCCACTCGCGCCGAGCAGCGCGCCCATTCGACACGCACTCGCCAACGTCTTGCCCTGTTCAGCGCCAGCGTATTCATGCTTGGCGCCCTATACTTTCATCCACAAACGGCCATTGCCAACGAACAAGCCGCAATAACGCTGACCGATGAGCAAGCGGCCGCCGAAGTGCTGAATAAATTGAATCAATATTCGAGCAGTGCCGATTGGGACAAGTATTTTGCCCTCTATCGTCAGGATGGTATTTTTATTGGAACCGATGCGACTGAGCGCTGGGGCATGGCCGAGTTTGAACGCTATTCGCGCCCAACCAAAGGTTGGCGCTACGATTTAACTCGCCGCCATTTAGTGCAGCATGGTGATGTGATCCTGTTCGATGAACTACTCAACAGCCCAAGTTACGGCGTGAGTCGCGGTACTGGCACCTTAATCAAGACCAATGGGGAATGGAAAATTGCCCAATATCATTTGAGCTTTCCCATCCCCAATGCAATCGCCAAACACATTACCGCTGAAATTAAAAACGCTCAGTAA
- a CDS encoding HDOD domain-containing protein, producing MKPNNNTNKGVDYWTKRISELEMPALCSTVQTLEKLAKDDVSSLALLGRSVMHDNALTSRILRVANSAIYHKGSTQISTVSRAAIVLGFDAVRNICITAQLLSSLLESKNLAPAVYQRLIKLMAKAFQAAMLARMMLSDYDEDIQEEAFIASLLYHIGESAFWSIGGEFTEILDSQLSASETPAEERSVIREALGTSFSQLTQSIARHWGLGELLIQAVNYPDDQRPEIRSIFLADKLCEILSQEVIDKIELDKRISQAAHFTGLDEKELTLRMQRCTKATHKLAEAYGAKVLIDYLPDPKRINKLEPNVPEVELPVFEANLNVQLAKLRELTAFAINKADFNQIMQTVLEGILEGVGVDRCGVLLLSPSRKQLQPRIMLGRDAEEMKQQFIIDLSDRKGLFPQAMEHKECQWVDNPNAKKWLEQCKELKTQLPESGFLMAPLLVDNKVIGFYYADRGPSQRSFSEVDFQAFIHFSQLANVCFTVSIK from the coding sequence TTGAAACCTAACAATAATACTAATAAAGGGGTGGATTATTGGACAAAACGGATCAGTGAATTGGAAATGCCAGCGCTCTGTTCCACCGTCCAAACGCTAGAAAAGCTTGCCAAGGATGACGTCTCGTCTCTCGCCTTACTCGGGCGAAGCGTGATGCACGATAACGCCCTCACATCCCGCATCTTACGGGTCGCCAATAGTGCGATTTACCATAAGGGCAGTACCCAAATTTCGACCGTGAGCCGAGCCGCGATAGTGCTAGGGTTTGATGCCGTGCGTAATATCTGCATCACGGCCCAGCTATTATCGAGCCTTTTAGAGAGTAAGAATCTCGCCCCCGCCGTTTATCAACGCCTCATTAAATTAATGGCGAAGGCATTTCAAGCCGCCATGTTAGCGCGGATGATGCTCAGTGATTACGATGAGGATATTCAGGAAGAAGCCTTTATTGCGTCTTTGCTTTACCACATTGGTGAGAGTGCATTTTGGAGTATCGGCGGCGAGTTTACCGAAATTTTAGACAGTCAACTCAGTGCCAGTGAAACCCCAGCCGAAGAGCGTAGCGTCATTCGTGAAGCTTTAGGCACCTCATTTTCGCAGCTGACGCAGAGTATTGCGCGCCACTGGGGCTTAGGGGAATTATTGATCCAAGCGGTGAATTATCCTGACGATCAACGCCCTGAAATTCGCTCTATTTTTCTTGCCGATAAGCTTTGCGAAATTCTCTCCCAAGAGGTGATAGATAAAATCGAGTTGGATAAGCGTATCAGCCAAGCCGCGCATTTTACTGGGCTGGATGAGAAAGAATTAACCCTGAGAATGCAGCGCTGCACCAAGGCGACCCATAAATTAGCCGAAGCCTATGGCGCCAAGGTGTTGATTGATTATCTGCCTGATCCTAAACGCATCAATAAGCTTGAGCCCAACGTCCCTGAGGTAGAGTTGCCCGTGTTTGAGGCTAACTTGAATGTGCAATTGGCTAAGCTGCGTGAACTCACCGCCTTTGCAATCAACAAAGCCGATTTTAATCAAATCATGCAAACCGTGCTCGAGGGGATTTTAGAAGGAGTTGGTGTGGACCGCTGCGGAGTTCTGCTCTTATCTCCGAGCCGTAAACAGCTGCAACCTAGGATCATGCTCGGCCGAGACGCCGAGGAAATGAAGCAGCAGTTTATTATCGATCTGAGTGATAGGAAGGGGCTATTTCCGCAGGCGATGGAACACAAGGAATGCCAGTGGGTGGATAACCCCAATGCCAAAAAATGGCTAGAACAATGCAAAGAACTTAAGACTCAGTTGCCTGAGTCGGGTTTTTTGATGGCACCGCTCTTGGTCGATAATAAAGTGATCGGTTTTTATTATGCCGATAGGGGGCCTTCACAACGAAGCTTTAGCGAAGTGGATTTTCAAGCCTTTATCCACTTCTCGCAGCTGGCCAATGTGTGTTTTACCGTGTCGATAAAATAG
- the ltaE gene encoding low-specificity L-threonine aldolase: protein MIDLRSDTVTQPTEAMRLAMSRAEVGDDVYGDDPTVNSLQDMAAEMFGFESALFTASGTQANLLALMAHCERGDEYLCGQQAHNYKFEGGGAAVLGSIQPQPLTNQLDGTIALTDIEAAIKPDDIHFARTRLLSLENTIGGKVLPQTYLANAQALAFQRGLKIHLDGARVANAAVAQGIGIADIAGHFDSVSICLSKGLCAPVGSLLLGDERLIKKATRWRKMLGGGMRQAGILAAAGKLALTEQVERLGEDHENATYLAQQLSQLSEFEIDLTAVQTNMVFANLAPHVDEKALAKRCREAGILISPSRTLRFVTHKDVSRQDIDKVLQVFKLHLQA from the coding sequence ATGATAGATTTACGCAGTGATACCGTGACCCAGCCAACAGAGGCGATGCGCTTAGCCATGTCGAGGGCTGAAGTGGGTGATGATGTTTATGGTGATGATCCGACCGTTAACAGCTTGCAAGACATGGCCGCCGAGATGTTCGGCTTTGAGAGTGCGCTGTTTACGGCATCTGGTACTCAGGCCAATTTGCTTGCATTAATGGCCCATTGTGAGCGTGGGGATGAATACCTGTGCGGCCAGCAGGCCCATAACTATAAATTTGAGGGCGGCGGCGCGGCGGTACTCGGCAGTATTCAGCCGCAACCGCTGACCAATCAGCTGGATGGTACTATCGCCCTGACCGATATTGAAGCGGCGATTAAACCCGATGATATTCACTTCGCGCGCACGCGCTTACTGAGCCTAGAAAACACTATCGGCGGTAAAGTATTGCCTCAGACTTACCTAGCCAATGCGCAGGCGCTGGCATTTCAGCGTGGCTTAAAAATTCACTTAGATGGCGCTCGGGTTGCGAATGCCGCCGTGGCACAGGGGATAGGGATTGCCGATATTGCGGGGCATTTTGATTCTGTCTCTATCTGTTTATCCAAGGGATTGTGTGCGCCTGTTGGCTCACTGCTCCTAGGTGATGAGCGTCTAATTAAAAAGGCCACGCGCTGGCGTAAAATGTTGGGCGGCGGTATGCGTCAGGCGGGGATTTTAGCGGCTGCGGGTAAATTAGCGCTCACAGAGCAGGTTGAGCGACTTGGCGAAGATCATGAAAATGCTACGTATCTTGCCCAGCAATTGAGTCAGTTGAGTGAGTTTGAAATCGATTTGACCGCCGTACAAACCAATATGGTGTTTGCAAACCTCGCGCCCCATGTCGATGAGAAAGCCCTAGCTAAGCGTTGCCGTGAGGCGGGGATCCTCATCAGCCCTAGCCGTACTCTGCGCTTTGTGACCCATAAAGATGTTTCGCGTCAGGATATTGATAAAGTGCTGCAAGTGTTTAAATTGCATTTGCAGGCATAA
- the ruvX gene encoding Holliday junction resolvase RuvX: MNAKTVLGFDFGTKSIGVAIGQQITASATPLLSLKAVDGIPNWDEIGKLIKEWQPDLVVVGLPLNMDGTEQEMTHRARKFANRLNAKFGVKIVTQDERLTTTDAKARLFELGGFKALTKGQVDAVSAVLIVESYFENHFGE; this comes from the coding sequence ATGAACGCAAAAACCGTTTTAGGTTTTGATTTTGGAACAAAAAGTATTGGTGTCGCCATAGGGCAACAAATAACCGCCAGCGCCACACCACTGCTATCCCTAAAAGCCGTCGACGGTATTCCCAATTGGGATGAAATTGGCAAACTCATTAAAGAGTGGCAACCCGATTTAGTCGTCGTAGGTTTACCGCTCAATATGGATGGCACAGAGCAGGAAATGACCCACAGGGCGAGAAAGTTCGCCAACCGACTGAACGCTAAGTTTGGGGTCAAAATTGTCACTCAGGATGAAAGACTGACCACCACAGATGCAAAAGCTCGGCTATTTGAACTCGGCGGCTTTAAAGCCCTCACCAAAGGTCAAGTCGATGCCGTGTCTGCCGTATTGATTGTCGAAAGCTATTTTGAAAATCATTTCGGTGAATAA
- the tpx gene encoding thiol peroxidase produces the protein MQKYVSFLAAGCVFSLMVLSPTAIANDKTQVMMGDKTVTLAGKLPKLEQMAPRFKVVDEQFTPISLSDFKGKTVLISAVPSLDTGVCALQTKRFNSEVSHFSDDVVMLTISTDLPFAQKRFCKVENVDKIKVLSDSVWRDFGEKYGLLIEDYGLLARAIFIIDAEGQLKYQELVPNITEHPNYDAALEALKTIQAQQ, from the coding sequence ATGCAAAAGTATGTTTCGTTTCTAGCCGCTGGCTGTGTTTTTAGTTTAATGGTTCTCAGCCCCACCGCTATCGCCAATGATAAAACCCAAGTGATGATGGGCGACAAGACTGTCACTCTCGCAGGAAAATTACCCAAGCTTGAACAAATGGCGCCACGATTTAAAGTTGTCGACGAACAATTTACCCCAATCAGCCTGAGTGACTTTAAAGGCAAAACCGTGCTGATCAGCGCCGTGCCCAGTTTAGATACTGGTGTCTGTGCGCTGCAAACTAAGCGCTTTAACAGTGAAGTCAGTCACTTCTCCGATGATGTTGTCATGCTGACCATTAGTACAGATTTGCCCTTCGCTCAAAAGCGTTTCTGTAAGGTGGAGAATGTCGACAAAATCAAAGTCCTCTCCGACTCAGTGTGGCGTGATTTTGGCGAGAAATATGGCTTATTGATTGAGGATTACGGCTTGCTCGCTCGGGCCATCTTTATTATCGATGCCGAAGGTCAGCTTAAATACCAAGAGCTGGTGCCCAATATTACCGAACACCCCAATTACGACGCCGCGCTTGAAGCGTTAAAAACCATTCAAGCACAGCAATAA
- a CDS encoding OmpA family protein yields MQWIKLTCLALSLSLMLPAYAWQDTDQDGVPDIKDACPNTPANTTVMANGCVYQAEVKPSSIQCDLNDPSTYSAADCHNIETAIVYFEFAIAEVDLSQWKALALVKAFLDANTETRLTLVGHTDIVGTPEFNYQLSLRRAQNVKRILVEDYGFNPNRFTVVGKGISEPVADNHSSEGRRLNRRVQFIVNNN; encoded by the coding sequence ATGCAATGGATTAAATTAACGTGTTTAGCGCTGAGTTTAAGCCTGATGTTACCCGCGTATGCATGGCAAGATACAGATCAAGACGGTGTTCCCGATATTAAGGATGCCTGTCCTAACACACCTGCAAACACCACAGTGATGGCCAATGGCTGTGTTTACCAAGCCGAAGTAAAACCCAGCAGTATTCAATGTGATCTCAATGACCCCAGTACATATTCAGCCGCTGATTGTCATAATATTGAGACCGCGATTGTGTATTTTGAGTTTGCTATCGCCGAAGTAGATTTATCGCAATGGAAAGCTTTAGCCTTAGTGAAAGCTTTTTTAGACGCGAATACTGAGACTCGATTAACTTTAGTGGGGCATACGGATATTGTCGGTACGCCAGAGTTTAATTATCAGTTATCACTACGACGGGCTCAAAATGTGAAACGTATTTTGGTTGAAGACTACGGCTTCAATCCAAATCGCTTTACCGTTGTCGGTAAAGGTATATCTGAACCGGTTGCGGATAATCATTCCAGCGAAGGTCGCAGATTAAATCGACGAGTACAATTTATCGTCAATAATAACTAG
- a CDS encoding zinc-dependent peptidase, which yields MLAVFITLTLGLGAIAWLASSRWRKTLHRKRVMASAFPKDWRTILKKRLPYFHALPADLQLQLKRHIQVFLDEKRFVGCDGLQITDEIRVTIAAQACLLLLNRNTDFYPNLRQILVYPDAFIVDSQRQDPAGLIWEQRNVLAGESWEQGQVILSWKNTLEGAANPHDGNNVVIHEFAHQLDQEDGHANGAPILQHRQDYLSWSNVFNQAFNELVQAAALGRPSLFNYYGATNPAEFFAVVTEVFFEKPEALNLEHPALYRELSHFYQLDPINWH from the coding sequence ATGCTCGCAGTTTTCATTACCCTAACGCTTGGCCTCGGCGCGATCGCTTGGTTAGCGTCGAGCCGCTGGCGCAAGACGCTCCACCGTAAGCGCGTGATGGCCAGTGCCTTTCCTAAGGATTGGCGAACGATTTTGAAAAAGAGATTGCCCTATTTCCACGCCTTACCCGCAGATCTTCAACTACAACTCAAACGCCACATCCAAGTTTTTTTGGATGAGAAACGATTCGTTGGCTGTGACGGTTTGCAAATAACCGATGAAATTCGCGTCACTATCGCCGCCCAAGCTTGCCTGCTTTTGTTAAATCGCAACACCGACTTTTACCCCAATCTTAGGCAGATATTGGTGTATCCCGATGCCTTTATTGTCGACAGCCAGCGCCAAGATCCCGCGGGTTTGATTTGGGAGCAACGTAATGTGCTCGCGGGGGAATCTTGGGAGCAGGGCCAAGTGATACTGTCGTGGAAGAACACCCTCGAGGGCGCAGCCAATCCCCATGATGGCAACAACGTAGTGATCCACGAGTTTGCCCATCAATTAGATCAAGAAGATGGTCACGCCAATGGCGCGCCGATTTTACAACACCGCCAAGATTACCTGTCGTGGTCGAACGTATTCAATCAAGCCTTTAATGAGTTAGTACAAGCTGCCGCCCTTGGCCGCCCGTCACTGTTTAATTACTATGGTGCCACCAATCCTGCGGAGTTTTTTGCCGTAGTCACCGAGGTCTTTTTTGAAAAGCCAGAAGCGCTTAATCTTGAACATCCAGCACTTTATCGAGAGTTGAGCCATTTTTATCAACTCGATCCGATAAACTGGCATTGA
- a CDS encoding trimeric intracellular cation channel family protein: MQEAQFIGLLWLIGILAEAMTGALAAGRKQMDLFGVVIIGCATAIGGGTLRDMLLGNYPLIWVENVHYLLAIAFASLLTVAIAPVMRYLSKLFLAIDALGLAVFSIVGAQKTLMLGFSPTIAVVMGLVTGVFGGVIRDILCNQVPLIFKKELYAVISLFTAGLYITLNAYQLAEWINLVICLTLGFSLRMLALRYHWSMPTFDYQANGDQHTH; encoded by the coding sequence ATGCAAGAAGCGCAATTTATCGGATTATTATGGTTGATTGGGATTTTAGCCGAAGCCATGACAGGGGCATTAGCGGCGGGCCGTAAGCAGATGGACTTATTCGGCGTGGTTATCATTGGCTGCGCGACGGCGATTGGTGGTGGCACCCTAAGAGACATGCTGCTCGGAAATTACCCTTTGATTTGGGTCGAGAATGTCCATTACCTGCTGGCGATTGCATTTGCGTCTTTATTAACGGTCGCCATTGCGCCTGTGATGCGTTACCTGTCTAAGTTATTTTTGGCCATTGATGCCTTGGGGTTAGCCGTATTCTCGATTGTTGGCGCCCAAAAAACGCTAATGTTAGGCTTTAGTCCAACGATAGCTGTGGTAATGGGACTCGTCACAGGGGTCTTTGGTGGGGTGATCCGCGATATTCTCTGTAACCAAGTGCCTTTGATTTTTAAGAAAGAACTCTACGCGGTGATTTCGCTTTTTACCGCAGGCTTATATATCACGCTCAACGCCTATCAATTGGCAGAGTGGATAAACCTAGTGATCTGTTTAACGCTGGGCTTTAGCTTACGAATGTTAGCACTGCGTTATCATTGGTCTATGCCGACCTTCGACTATCAAGCCAATGGCGACCAACATACGCACTAA